The DNA segment ATGAGAAGATCAAACTGCTCGAAATCATCGAACAGGTCCGTCAGGCGATCCAAGGCCCCTTCACCTTTCGCGCCCGCGAAGTGCCCATTTCTGGCCGCGTGATAACCCGGACATTTCAATCAAAACTTCCGTATTATGATAGGCTCTACAACGCGCCTGACCTTTTCATGCGGGCGCAAAGCGCGTTCAAGTTATGGAAGAGGCCATCTCAAGTCAGGATGCCGCAGAAACCGGATCTCGCGCATTGGACATATCCGATCCCGTTGCGGGTGAAGAAGCGCCCCAACATCTACACATTGCACGATGTCGTCCCGCTTCGTCTTCCTTACACAACACTGGATCACAAACGTCGATATCTGCGTTTGCTCCAACAACTGGACAAGACCGCAGATCATTTCGTGACCGTGTCGGAAAATTCGAAGCGCGATCTGGTTGATCTTGTGGGCATATCGCCGGACCGGATCACCAACACATATCAATCGGTTAGCATCCCCGCAAAGTACCGCGACAAACCAGAAGACCAGGTTGCGCGCGAGGTCGAAGGGCTGACCGGGTTCGATTACAAAGGGTATTTCCTGTTCTGGGGATCGCTGGAACCCAAGAAGAATATCGGTCGATTGATTGAGGCTTATTTGTCATCAAAGGTTGAAACGCCATTGGTCATAGTCGGGGCGCAGGCTTGGAAAGCGGAGCAAGAGCTTAAGCTTTTAGGAGAGACCGACACTGTCTATGCCAGCCTCGAAAGGCGGCGGGGCGCGCGGAAGCGTGTGATCCAGTTGCCCTATGCCCCCTTCCCTTTGTTAGTCAGTTTGATCCGAGGGGCGCGCGCCGCGATGTTCCCGTCGCTGTATGAAGGGTTTGGATTGCCAGCCCTCGAGGCAATGCTGCTTGGCACGCCGGTGATTTGTTCAAACACGTCTTCATTACCCGAAGTCGCCGGAGATGCGGCCGTCATGGTGGACCCGTATGACACACAGGCTATCACACAAGCGATACGCGCGATTGATGCCGATGCCGATATGCGGGCCGATTTTGTTGCACGCGGCAAAGAACGTGCAACCCTATTCAGCCCCGAAATCTATCGAGAGAAATTGAGAGATGTCTATGATCGACATCTTTGATCAGGATTATGCAGGAGAAATCGCATGCGCCGCTTTAACCCAGCCATGATCCTTGGAAAGCGCGCTGGTGCCGTGTGCAAGACTGCTTTTGCCGTTGGCTCACTTTTCGTCATCTCTGCATGTTCAAGTTTAGGTGGCGCCGGTCCGTCCACTGGATCCATCCGCGACGCGAGCGAATTGAACTACGCCGACACAGGTATTCAGGTGATCGAACTTGGTCCCAACGTATTGGGCCGATTGAATTCGCACAGCGCTGCCAACAGCTTCGCTGAAGTTTTCGGCGATGTTCCCGTTTCTCCCACCGTCATCGGGGCTGGCGATGAGTTGGACATTTCGATTTGGGAAGCCCCGCCCGCAGTCTTATTCGGCGCGTCTGCACCGGACCAAGGGCTCGGTTCAGCACCAGACCTCGCCAGCAGTGCCGAAATCCCCCAGCAGCAAGTGGGTGAAGACGGCAAAGTCACGGTGCCATTTGTCGGACGGGTATCGGTCGCTGGCCTGAGAACGGACCAGGTCGAAGCGATTATCACTTCACGCCTTTCTGGACGCGCAAACGACCCTCAAGCGCTCGTCCGGTTGGTTCAGAACGAGACCCGCACCGTCACCATTTTGGGCAATGTTCAATCCAGCGGTCGGGTCGTCTTGTCCGCCCGCGGTGAACGATTGTTGGACGCATTGGCAAGCGCAGGTGGAACCCGCGAAGCCATTGAGCAATCCACCATTCAGCTGTCGCGCGGGACTGCAAAAGCGATAATGCCTTTGGAGCAAGTGATTTCCGACCCACGGAACAATGTGGGCTTGCGCGCGGATGACGTCATCACCGTCCAACACAAACCGTTTAGCTTCGTGGCCTTGGGCGCGGTAAGCCAGAATGCCGAAGTCCCCTTTGAAGGGGCCGGAATTAGCCTTGCGGAGGCGCTAGGCCGTGTCGGCGGGCTGAATGACCGTCGCGCCGATATCAAGGGTGTTTTCGTCTTCCGTATGGAAGAACGCGGCGCGATCGATCCGCTACTGGACGAAGCACAACCCACAACCGCGGATGGGCGTGTCCCGGTGGTGTACAATTTGGCCATGAACAACGCTCAAAGCCTGTTCGCAATGCAGGACTTTATGATGCGCGATGGTGATGTGCTCTACATCTCAACCGCACCCGGTGTAGAACTGGAACGTTTTCTAGGGGCCTTGTCGAGCACGGCATTTTCGATCGTGGCAACGGGCAACGCTTTGGACAATCGATGATTATCAACGCAGGGCAGGCGGTCTAAACCTAGATCGCGCCCACATAACCCAATTGCGCTGCTCTAAAGACAGCTTGGGTCCGGTTAACGCATCCCAAGCGCTCAATTGCACATTGCAGGTGATATCGGACCGCGGCGTGGCTTAACGACAAGATCATGCCGGTTTCCCGGTCGGTCTTGCCCTGCGATGCCCATTGCAAACATTGCACTTGGCGCCGCGTCAAATAGCAATTGCTGGGCACTTCTTTCCGCGTATCTTGAACCTGATTGTACGTCTTGAGAAAACGGTGAGCGATAAGCGACAACATTGCCGAATGCTCTTGATACTCAGCGGAAAGATCCGACTTTTGAACATCGGTCGGCAAACAACAAACAAGGCCGGTCTGACCAAAAGCCAAATGCACAGGAATCACCATTAAAGACGACACCTTCGCAGGGTTCGCAAACGCTTTTGAAAGTCCGCGTAGCGCGAGATCGGACCTAATGCTGTTTCCATGAAACCCTTCGCTGTTCATCCAGAACGGTTCGCTTTCATATCGACAAGCAAGTGCGATCGGGGATGCCAAAGCGATCTGCGGTTTATACCACCACCGATCCCCCCGATCATTCCAGCCAAACACGGTTTCATTCAACGAAGCGCGGTCGCAGTCCTCCGGTCCGTTCTTGGACGAAAGATCGTGCCAGACGGCAAATTGGAAACCGAGCCTAGCTGCAATAGCAGCGAAGCATTGCGCCGCTCCGAAGATAGATTCAGGTCCCCGGATTGACACATTGTCGAGGGTGTCAATCAGGGTTGATGGAGTTGAGGGGATTTCCATTTGCAAACCTGTTACGACCTTGCCGGACTAAGGCGGTCACGCCGGGTAAAACTCAATCCGATCGGATCAGAGGGCAAAGCCCGTTTGTGACGATCATTGTTTCTCACCATCATCAATTCAGATCCCCAAGGTTCGCCTCATGACCGTTAGCCAAAGGTCCATTTTCCAGGCCGATTACAGGCTCTGATGGCGCGGGTAGCAGACATATATCGGCGTTGACTAGGGTCGTGTTGGGTACAGCCCAAACCAAGATAGTTTCATGGTATCACCGTTTATGACGGTTAAGCGCGAATGGGCGCGGCATAGCCGCGCCCAAACGATGGTATAATGATCGCTGATTAAAGCGAATGTCCGTCGGTCACATCATCGACCAGTTCACGCTCAATAGAACGCTCAAACAATTTCTGATCGTGGTCTGGGTTATCGTTGGCAAAAGGGCATTGCCCTGCTGATTGCGCATCATGTCGTGACCCGCCCAAGCTGACGCTCAGTTCCAGCATGCCATGCCGTTGTTTCACCGTTGAACACGTCCCGATCCGTCACCGCTCATGAGTTTTTCAACTTCTGGCACTGTGACGCGATTAAAGTCGCCCAAGATGGAGTGTTTGAGACAACTTGCCGCAACAGCAAATTCAAGGCTTTGCTGACGATCTTCATAGGCATTCAGACCGTAGATCAACGCCGATGCAAAACTATCGCCGCCGCCAACACGATCAACAATATCGGTCATTTCATAACGGCGCGAAAGTTTGAAACCACCATCACGCGTGCGCAAACACGCAGACCAACCGTTACGATCAGCGCTAAAGCTTTCGCGCAATGTGATCGCGATTGTGCTCATTTCGGGATAGATATCGAGAACCTTGGCCGACAATGCTTCATATTTCGCAGTGTCCAATTCAGCAGATTCCACGTCGACATCGACTGAGATATCCAACGATTTCTGACAATCTTCTTCGTTCGCAATACCGACATCAACATACTTCACGAGATCGCGCATCACTTCAGGTGCGGTCTTGCCATACTTCCAAAGCTTGCCGCGATAATTGAAATCGCAAGACACGGTCACGCCTGCGGCCTTGGCTGCCTTCACGCATTCCAAGCTTAGATCGGCAGCCGACTGGCTCAATGCCGGGGTAATGCCCGTGATATGCAGCCATTTGGCGCCGTTGAAGATCGACGGCCAATCAAAATCGCCCGGTCCCGCTTCGCAGATTGAAGAACGATCGCGATCATAGACCACTTTCGAAGGGCGTTGATTGGCACCCGTCTCAAGGAAGTAAATCCCGACGCGATCACCGCTGCGACGGATTTGCGCGGTGTCCACGCCAAAGCTGCGCAGCTCACGGATCGCGGCTTCGCCAATGTCGTTATCCGGCAATGCACTAACAAATCCGGCATCTAGGCCGTAATTGCTTAGCGCGACCGCAACGTTTGCTTCGCCACCGCCAAAGGTGGCTTCGAAGGAAGGAGATTGGAAGAAACGTTCATTGCCCGGCGTTTTTAGCCGCAACATGATTTCTCCGAACGATAGAAATTCAGCCATGGGGAGGAGCTTTCAATTCAGCGAGCAGACTTCGCGATCGCGACCGCCTCTTTCGCAAGGTTGGTAATTTGAGAATAGTCACCGCTGGCGACTGCTTCTTTCGGTGTGAGCCAGCTGCCCCCGCAGGCGAGAACGCTGGGAAGACTCAGAAATTCGGAAAGGTTGCCTGCCGACACTCCGCCGGTTGGCATGAAACGCATTTCACGAAAGACCGAGCTAAAGGCTTTCAACATTGGTACTCCACCGGCGAGGCTTGCTGGAAAGAACTTCACTTCCCGCAGCCCGAGCGCATAGGCGCGCTGCACCTCTCCGGCGGTCATTGTACCTGGGAAGAAGGGGATACCTTCTTCGATGCAATAGAGCGCAATCTCGTCCACCAATCCGGGTGAGACGATAAATTGTGCGCCGCTCGCAACAACCGATTTGGCCTGATCCAATGTGAGCACCGTTCCAGCGCCCACGATCAATCCTTCGGTCTCTGCAAGGATGGCTTCCATCCCTTTTTGAGCGTCAGAAGACCGCAGTACGACTTCGATCACACTCAACCCACCGTCGGCCAGTGCCTGCGCGGTTTTCACAGCGCGGGCCGCATCGTTTTCACCGATAAGCGGCACCACAGGAGCCGCAGCCAAACGGTGGGACAGTTCTTTGCTCATTGCTTTTCTTCCGATTGCTGCGGCTTAGGAAAAAGCCAAGCCGCCGTTGATGTCTAGATTCGCACCGTTGATAAACGATGCTTCATCAGACGCCAGATAGGCGACCGCATCAGCGGTTTCTTCTGCACGGCCTTGGCGGCGAAGCGGGGTGGAATTTGCCACATTCTCTCGCGCCGCATCCGGCGTGAATTTGTCGTGGAACGTGGTTGCAATCATGCCAGGGCACAAGGCGTTGACGCGAATGCCTTTCGGGCCAAGCTCTTTCGCCAACCCGCGAGTCATTGTCATCACCGCGCCTTTTGATGTGGCGTATGCGATCGCACCGCCACCGCCGCCATCGCGTCCGGCGAGCGACGCGAGATTAACAATTGAACCACCTTCGGACATAAGCGGAGCCGCCGCCTTACAAGCAAGGAAGGTCGACGTCGTATTGAGCTGCATCACAAAGTTGAAGAACTCTTCGTCCATTTCTTCCAATGTTTTGCGCGCGACCAATCCGCCAGCATTGTTGACCAAGATATCAATCTTGTCGCCAAACGCTTCACGCGATGCCGCAATAAGCGCATCAACATCGGCGGCTTTCGTGACGTCCGCCTTAACCGCAACGCCTTTGCCGCCGGCTGCTTCAATCGCAGCAACCGTTGCATCGGCATCGGCTTGATTGGAATTGTAGTTCACAACCACACTTGCCCCTTCAGAGGCGAGCTTAACGCAAACTGCTCGACCAATATCGCGGCTGCCACCGGTCACAACTGCCACTTTGCCAGAAAATTTCATGTTTCGCATTCCCAAGTATTAGATGTTTCAAAGCGCCTGAAATCAGGCTGTTTTTGGTTTCAAAGGTTTGATTTCGCCGCACAGGAGCCACACGCTGGCGATGGCCGTCAAAGCGAGGCCCGCGCCAAGGACGAAGACTGAATAATAATTCGCCCCTGCGGTCATGATTGGCACCAGATAGGTGAGTGCAGCAGCGCTGAGCTTGGCTGCCATGCCGGCGATGCCCGAAAGCGTGCCGACTGTTTTCTTGCTGTACAGATCGCTGGGCAAAGTTTGCACGTTGCCGATTGCGGTTTGGAAACCGAACAGGATCGTGAACATCAACCACAATGCGGTCCAAGGCTCTGACGCAGCCGACAGCGCTAGAAGCGCAGGAAGCATGATCAAGCAGCCAAGAGTGATGGTGAATTTGCGCGTGCTGTTCACTGTCCAGCCCGCTTTCAAACGGTTCTGCGCAAGCAATCCACCAAACCACGCACCCAACATCGCACCAACGAAAGGCAACCACCCTGATGCGGCCACTTCTTTAACGTTGAAGCCGTGGACTTCGACCAAATAAGTCGGGATCCAGACAATGAAGAGCCACCAGATCGGATCGATCGCCGCCGACGCGATGATCACGCCCCAGCTTTCTTTCCGTTTGAGCAATTCACCCGTGGTTGGATTGTAGCCATCGTCATCGGAAGAACTGTCGGCGTCATCCGACGTCTTTTGTCCAGTCAGGATGTACTCACGCTCATCATCGGTCAGCCAATCGTGACTTTCTGGTGGAGCCTTTACAATGAACCACCATGGCAAAAGCCACAGCAGGCCGATGACACCAACGAGCACAAAGATAAGTTTCCAATCAAGGAAGACCGCCATGTAACCGATCAGTGGGATCGAAATGATACCGCCGATTGCCGCACCGGAATTGAAGATACCTTGCGCCAACGCACGTTCTTTTGTCGGGAACCATTCGGCGTTCGCTTTTGTCGCGCCGGGCCAGTTGCCGGCCTCTGCCACACCCAAGATTGCGCGGAAGAAGCTGAAACTTACGACGCCTTTTGCAAGAGCGTGCGCTGCGGTCGCGATCGACCACACGCCGATCGAAAGAACAAACCCCAATCTCGTTCCGACCCAGTCAAAGATCTTTCCGAAGATCGCCTGACCGGCGGCGTAGGCGAAAATGAAGACCGTGCTGATCACGCCCAAGATGTATTTGTGTCCATCCGCATCCATATCCGGAAACAGTTCCGGCGCGATGTTTTCGGGCCACAACACATTGATGGTTTGCCGGTCGATATAATTGATGATTGTCGCAAGCGCGACGAGTCCAACAACCCACCAACGAAGTCCCTGCATTTTCATGTTCAGTTCCCCTCACCCAAAAAGTCTTCTCTGACTGGGCTAAATGTATCGAGCAAAACGCCCGCCTCTAAGCACACTGCACCGTGATCCAAATTTGGTGCGATGTAGAAGCTATCTCCCGCGCCTAGGACGCGCTTTTCGCCGTCCACAAACGCTTCAAACTTGCCGCTTTCGACATAGGTTGATTGGCTGTGTGGATGGGAATGAACATCCCCCACTGAGCCTTTATCGAACCACACTCTGACGATCATGATTTCCGGACCATAACCCAGGATTTGGCGGCTAATGCCTCCGCCCAAATCCTCTTTGGGCGTATCCTTCGCAATCACGAAAGTCGGGCTCGCCGCGCTCATCAATGTCGCCATTTTTTAGTTCTCCCCTCCGGTGAGTTGAACAACAGACGCGAACCCAGTCCAATCAATTTCGTCGCGACCAAGGATCGCGTTGTATGACTGTTCTGGATCGGGATTGTGCGACACTGCGATCGCGTAACGCTGCCCTGATTTCAGGGTCAGAATAATGATATCTTTGCCGTTCACTCGTTCGTGAGTGAAACTGTCGACCAAACTGCGGCTATCGAGCGTCTGTTCCGCTGCGCCGTCATAGCTGCCATGGGCTTCTAATAGGCTGGCGAAGGTCGCATCACCTTCGCGTTGCGCGCGCAGCATAAGAAGCGGTTCGCGCCGCAGGTTGAACTCTGGATCGTTCGCCCCGCTTTCACCAAGGACCGCCACCAATGGGCCATTTCCAGCAAAGCGGTATGTGTAGAACCGGCCATCCAAAATCCACGTTAGCGCACCCTGCCCATCTTCGATTGCGCCCTGCGCATCGACCCAGATGTGCTGATACCCATTGTCCGCACCCAAGACAGGACGTTCGGCCACATTGCCTTGCGCAGCGAAGTCGAATTCCATGATGTGACCGGAATAATGGAGCGGCAAATCGTATTGATGCGCCCCATCACTTGTCGCACGAACGAGATCGAAGACTAGAGGCGCTTCCAATCCCTCAATTTCCGCCATAATCAGCGTGCGCCGAATGGAAACACCGGGATAGGCATTCTCGATCTCGGCGCTGGAAACCTGAAGGCCCGGCGTGTCGGCAAAATACAATTGCTTTGGCCAGTTTGCGTTGGCGACATTCACATCGCCATCGAAATGACTGCTTTCATCAACGACCAACGTGTTGTGAGCGACCGACGACTTCGCCCACGTTGTATTCTCCGGCAAATAACGACCACCGCGCTTTGCCTCTATATTGAGGAACCGCGCTGCGCCATAATCGCGCACAATCTCATTGCCGTTGTCGTAAAGCTGCCATGCCAATTTATCAAAATGGCCGTGGCCCATCCCCTGCGATGTATTCTTCGCGATGAGCACCGTCGAGGGCTCGCCCTCTGCGTTCGCCTCACCTTGGCGCAAGACTGCAACAGCGCCTTGGTCACCGTCGGGACCGTCGGTCAACAACAGCGATTGAAACGCAAATGGCTCAGCGCGATCTGCAGCAAGATCGCTAGCGACGCGCATGCCATTGTCGGTGAGTACGGTGCGCCCTTGAAAGTCGGCGACGGACAAGAGCGACGGATCGCCTGTCTGAGCGTAAGCAATTGCGATCCCATCATACAGTTCGGCAGTGCGCAGGCTTTTGTCGCGGATCGCATCGTTGAATGGGAAGAAGTAACCCCGGTAGCTCAATTGCACCGTGGTCCTTAGCGCCTTTAGCAATATACCATCGCGGTGCTGAAAAATCTGACGCTCGGGCTCATTTCGCTCAATCGCATCAGCGAATACCAAGAACGGCAACAGGGCAAACCGCTGATAATACGGCCCTTCGGTGTAATAACCATCGGGTGAAAACAGCAATTCTGTTTGGCGAAGAAAGCCCGCCTCGCCGCTTTTGTTGGACCCCAAAAGGGCCCGATCAACCATGTCATCATCGCCAAGCAGATAGCCGGTCATGCCGACGCCGGCGGTGGCCCATGTGGCGTGATTGTGAATGCGATCAAACGTGTTGGCCGATTCCACAGAGAGAAAATGCACCGCCGGGCGGAACACATTGTCATCAATGCTCTGCCGTTCCTGCGGGCTCAGTGTGTCGCGAATATCGCCGTATCCTTGCACGGCATGCACAAGCCACATGGCATCGTTTAAAACCTGCCAGAAAATCCGGCCCGAATATTGATCGTGCCGCTCAGGGTGATCGCCCAATGTTGGGTACAATTCCGCATATTCGAGCAACATATCGCGGACGTAATCGCGATAACGATCGTCCCCTGTGATCCGATAGATCTGACCGCCCAGATAGATCGCCCTAAAATTCCGCTTGTGCTGCTCGTGCGTGTAACCGCCGCCCGGGTCTTTAGGCACGGGGACAACGACACCATCGGCCATCATTCCATCGACGAAATCGCGCGCGCGATCCAATTCCGCAGCATAAAGCGGCGGAATTGCGGCCGCTTCTTCAACTGTCTCGCTGTGCGCGTATGCCAATGAGGGCTGCACACCAAAGGCCAACGCACTGGCGGCGAACAGGAGAGCCGAGCGCCTCATTCCGCGTCCTCCTCTGCAAACACATTGCCAGAAACATCGGCTCGGTGCGGGCCGTCGAAATTCAATTCCTCCAAGACGAGTTCACCCGTCTCTGCAAATTGATTGCCCGTCACTGCGGTGATTGGCGTTCCAACAGTATGAACGATGCGGAACGGCGCAGAACCAGCAACTTGATTGCCCGTCACATTTGCGATCTGCACACCATGCAGATTTAGCGACGCGCCAGTACCATTGGTCGGGGCCAAACCGGACCCGGCGATCTGATTGTTGGCAAAAGCGACGAACGGCCCAAATGTGCTTTCGTCACGCCCACCACGATAGATATCGGCAATCGGACCACCAACATTGGCGAATGTGTTGCCCGTAACATCAAGATATTCGACGTTGTACTGACCGTAATCCTCAGTTTCTGCGGCGGCAGAAACAATCGCGCCGGTAATGTCGGCAAATTGACTGTTGCGGATTGTCACTGCATCGGCGAGCGCGCTTTTGCCCAACGTCAGAACATTAAAGCTCTTATTTACGACCAGACCGCGAACCGTAACCCCATCCATTTCGACCGTTAGGTTCGATTTGATCGGGAATGTCGTCGTTCGGATCATAGAATTGCCGACAGAATCCGGCGCGAGAGCTCCGTCAATTGTGACGCCGTCCAACCTAAGATTGCCGCCTTCGCGCAGTTCGAACAAGGATGGGCGCGTGAAGAAGACAACCGCCGCCTCACCCGCGTCATTTGGAGCTGTCGCAATTGTCACGGCAGCATCCAAAGGAATGGTCCGCTCAACCACATACTCACCAGGCGCAAGTTGGATTACGTCACCATCTTTGGCCACCAAGACCGCGTTGACCAAGGCGTCTTCGCCTGGTGCGATCGCGATCGTTTCTCCGGACGCTCCGAACAAAACATCATCGCCCGGCTTTGGATACCAAGAGGCGCCGACTTGATCGAGAGTTACCGGGCTCAAATCCCGCGGCGCACCCAACGCAGCGAACTTGGGATCAACCGGATACAGCAAGCCATTCTCCGCACGCTCCATTGCGATTGAGCGCCGATCAAATGACGCAAGTTCATCCGCCACGCCGCCTTCGACAACTACGTTGCCGTCGAAAGCAATTCCGGAGACGTCATCATAAACTTCTAGGAACGATTGCCCCTCAATCCCGCCGAGCAAATTGCCTGCAAATGTGCTGTCGCTCGGCGCAGCGGAGCGCTCATCATCGGCCCCCACATTGAAACCGACACGTCGACTATCAAGGATGGTGTTTCCTTCGATCGTAGCGCCGGCGACTTCGACATATCGATTGACCGGTGAATTGGGCACACCATTCATAATGGCAAGCGCGCTGGAAAACGCCTCTCCGCGAAGCCCTTCCATGTAATTGTCGCGCACCGTTTGACCGCGATTGATGACACGAATCCCGCCGGTGTAATCCTTGCCCCCGCCCAAAAAGACATTGCGTTCAACAACGGCGTCATCTCCATGACGCAGGGTCAAGGTCCCGCGTGAGCGGAGGAAAACATTGCCCCGAAAGACATTGCCGCCCGACTTTGAAGAGATGATCTCAACCTCACCATCGGTTCGGTCGAAAATGTTGTTTTCAACCAAGGTTCCGGATTGATGCATTGAATATCGGCTTGTACCGATGCGCAGCGTTTCGCCACCATTGGACCCAAGCACAGGGCGCGGGCCAAAATAATTGTGATCAATCAAATGGCCGTTATTGCGGCTTTCTTCCTGATCAAGACGCACAGCCAAGGTCACACCCTTATTGGTTTTTCCAACCAAATTGTTGTGATCAAACCGATTGCCACTGCCATAGATCCCGACCCAATAATCGGACTCATAACGATCAGGTTTACTGAAATTGTCGATGACAACTTCGGTCACACGGGAATTGTGTGCGACGTCATCTTTGTTGCGGCGGAATGAGATGACCTCCCCTCGCGGGCTATAACCATCACGGAACACCAAGCCCGACACAAGAATGTGACGACCGCCAATGCGCAAACTGGATTGCCCGGTTAGAAAGACCTGACCGGCATCTTGAGAGGTTACGGTGATCGGAGCATCCTCACGCCCCTCCCCCGTAATCACCATTTCGAAATCGCGCCACTCACCGTTGGTCAAAATGATAACGTCGCCAGCCTCTATCACATCGACAGCGGCAGCGTATTCATCTTGGTTTTGAACAATGTAGTCCTCAGCGAGGACAGGCGTAGCAATATGCCACACACCCAGAGCCACAAGGCAAAGCCTCGCAATCATCCCAACAATCCCCTCTCCAATTTTTATGCGCCAACTATAGGCGTCGATCAAGCGGTGTCAATCAATCTGGCATATTATCGAGGGGAATATTGTAATACCAATGTGGTTAGCCAATTTTGGCTGATGCTGCGAAGCGCTCCCGGCTTTTTGAGGCCTGTACCTGCAATTCTTCCATCGCCATTTTCTCGGTCGCATCCAGCATCGCTTCGATGAGCCGATGGAAATGTTCCCGCATTGCATTGCGTGCGCCGGACGGATCGCGATCGCGCAAGGCAAAGAAAATTGCCTCATGCTCCGCAGTGCGAGAGGCCGCGTCGTGAACACAGACAGCCTCATAGGTTGCCTTAACATTCGGAATGTCTTCACGCATCCGCCACAAGGAACTCACCGTGTGAACCATTGCGGCGTTGTTCGAAGCGGCTGCGATTGTCCGATGAAACTCTTCGTCGGCTTCATTCGCCTCTTCTTCGGAACCGGTCCGCATCTTTTCCACCAATCCGGCAAGGCGCTCAATCGCTTCGTCGGTGATATTATGAGCCGCCAGTGCGGCCGCCTCTGATTCCACCAACAACCGAGCTTCGGTCACTTCAAAAGCACTCGCCGCAGGAAGAGAGGTCCTCTCCTCTGCCTGATTTTCGCTTACATAAACGCCAGATCCGGTCTTGATTTCCAACCGTCCAATCGCTTGCAGAGCAATCTCTGCCTCGCGAATGGTCACGCGGCTAACATTCAACCGCTCTGCCAATTCCCGCTCACCAGGCAAACGCGTACCCGGTGGAAACGCGCCCTCGTCAATAAGACCCGAAATTTGTTCAGCAACGGATTGGAATAGTCGCTTGCCGGTCATGCCCTACCTCTGTGATGCCTCTGGATACTCACCTATCTGTCTGCACCCGTAGATGTTGCGAGATCATATGTCACGCCGCCCCACGAATACGGAATGGGTTGCCATCAGCCCCTCAACTAGATGGCAACCCAAACTGGTCAGAAACGAGCGCGAATGCCGGCGAAGTAGCGAGGCCCATAAACCAGGACTTGGCCTAGATCGTCTGGGGCGCCACGGAAGTCGGTCCGCGGTTCGTTAAACAAGTTCAATCCTTCGAGCGTGAAGCGAACATTGTTGTTCAGCTCGTAGGAAATACGCGCTTCGAATACGCCCACATCGTCAACGTACCGGATACGGCCCGGTGTCGAGACGAACTGTTGGAAGTACTCGCTGCGATATTTGTACACGCCTTGGAAATCGAAATCGCCGATTTCGTAATAGACCTGACCCGAGAACACATGCTCAGAGAAACCAAACAGGTTTGAGGACGGGATCAAGCCAGCGGCCGTGACAGTTGTCGAACCATCCGCATTGACCGTTGAGATCGCGCCCAGCGTGTCGTCTTCGAATTCGAAATCCGAATCTGCGTAGTTGTAGCTGAGCTTAAAGCCGAGACCATCCAACGGTGCCGGCAGATAGCTGAACCGATGCGCTGCGGTGACTTCAACACCGTAAATGGTGCTGGTTTCGTCAGACGTGTTGATCGATGTCGTC comes from the Erythrobacter sp. Alg231-14 genome and includes:
- a CDS encoding FCD domain-containing protein, giving the protein MTGKRLFQSVAEQISGLIDEGAFPPGTRLPGERELAERLNVSRVTIREAEIALQAIGRLEIKTGSGVYVSENQAEERTSLPAASAFEVTEARLLVESEAAALAAHNITDEAIERLAGLVEKMRTGSEEEANEADEEFHRTIAAASNNAAMVHTVSSLWRMREDIPNVKATYEAVCVHDAASRTAEHEAIFFALRDRDPSGARNAMREHFHRLIEAMLDATEKMAMEELQVQASKSRERFAASAKIG